A window from Bacteroidales bacterium encodes these proteins:
- a CDS encoding response regulator transcription factor, with protein MKVLIIEDEAPAYRRLSKLIQECDSSAEVVGIIQSVKNGLEWFQTNPLPDLIFSDIQLADDLSFTIFKELNVTIPIIFITAYDEYAIRAFKFYSIDYLLKPINADDLKKSIDKYKTIQQKSQVNNFDELLSRLVQKKHRERFLVYSGDSLIPISWQDVAYFLSEDGVTMLVTNEDKRYFIAESLDTLEEELNPTDFFRANRQFIISSKSIQKIHNYGNQKLKLIIKPTTPDDIIISKLKATSFKSWLGQ; from the coding sequence ATGAAAGTACTCATTATAGAGGATGAAGCTCCTGCATATCGTCGTCTGTCGAAGTTAATTCAGGAGTGCGATAGTTCGGCCGAGGTTGTTGGAATTATTCAGAGCGTAAAAAACGGCTTAGAATGGTTTCAAACTAATCCTTTACCCGATTTGATTTTTTCTGATATTCAGCTTGCCGACGATCTGAGTTTTACCATTTTCAAGGAACTCAATGTAACTATTCCAATCATATTTATAACAGCGTACGATGAATATGCTATTCGAGCTTTTAAATTCTATAGTATCGATTATTTACTGAAACCAATAAACGCTGATGATTTAAAGAAGAGTATTGATAAGTATAAAACCATTCAACAGAAAAGTCAGGTTAATAACTTTGATGAGTTGCTAAGTAGATTGGTTCAAAAAAAGCATCGTGAACGTTTTCTTGTATATTCAGGCGATAGCCTTATTCCAATCTCATGGCAAGATGTTGCCTATTTCCTTTCCGAAGATGGTGTTACCATGTTAGTAACCAATGAAGATAAACGTTATTTTATTGCCGAATCGCTCGATACGTTAGAAGAAGAGTTGAATCCAACCGATTTTTTTCGTGCCAACCGGCAGTTTATCATTTCGTCAAAATCTATTCAGAAAATTCATAATTATGGAAACCAAAAGTTGAAACTTATTATTAAACCGACCACTCCAGATGATATTATTATAAGTAAATTAAAAGCAACATCTTTTAAAAGTTGGTTAGGTCAATAG
- a CDS encoding efflux RND transporter periplasmic adaptor subunit, producing MKTKHFLWIAVSVVLIATSCAKKPAINENIPEVVCVEAQHVVETDAARTIQCAGLLSSKRISKLSFKTGGIINRLYVEEGSRVSKGQLLATLDMTEIAAQVQQAKVAFEKADRDLKRAKNLYADSVVTLEQLQNATSVFDAALETKNIAEFNQRYSRIMAPANGKIISILAEENELTGPGMPVLVFGEQGSNEWVVKTGISDKDMVSIRKGDKATVTFDAYQGKEFSAQVTQLAEVVDLLSGTFEIELSVKQGDTSFINGMVASIKINSSNTQRVSLIPPDAIAEANGNKGFVYVVNADNTSAKKIPVTVAYIQDNEIAVYELLSKAGQVITKGAAFMEEGTRINIVR from the coding sequence ATGAAAACAAAACATTTTTTATGGATTGCAGTATCTGTGGTACTAATAGCTACTTCATGTGCTAAAAAACCTGCAATAAATGAAAATATTCCAGAGGTTGTTTGTGTAGAAGCACAGCATGTCGTCGAAACTGATGCTGCCAGAACGATCCAATGTGCTGGTCTGCTTTCATCAAAACGGATAAGTAAACTATCTTTTAAAACTGGTGGTATCATTAATAGGCTTTATGTTGAAGAGGGAAGTAGGGTTTCAAAAGGTCAACTTTTAGCAACTCTTGATATGACAGAAATAGCTGCGCAAGTTCAGCAGGCAAAAGTGGCTTTCGAAAAAGCCGATCGCGATTTAAAACGTGCAAAGAATTTATACGCTGATTCTGTGGTAACTCTTGAGCAACTGCAAAATGCTACATCAGTATTTGATGCTGCTTTGGAAACTAAGAATATAGCAGAATTTAATCAGAGATATTCGCGAATTATGGCACCTGCAAATGGAAAGATTATTAGCATACTAGCCGAAGAAAATGAATTAACAGGACCTGGAATGCCAGTTCTTGTATTTGGTGAGCAAGGTAGTAATGAATGGGTGGTTAAAACAGGTATTTCCGATAAGGATATGGTTTCCATCAGGAAAGGTGATAAGGCAACAGTAACTTTTGATGCTTACCAAGGGAAAGAATTTTCAGCACAAGTTACCCAACTAGCCGAAGTGGTTGATCTGCTAAGTGGTACATTTGAAATCGAATTAAGCGTTAAGCAGGGCGATACATCGTTTATTAACGGAATGGTGGCATCAATAAAAATCAACTCTTCCAATACTCAACGAGTGTCGCTTATCCCTCCTGATGCCATTGCTGAAGCAAATGGAAATAAAGGTTTTGTCTACGTTGTAAATGCAGATAATACATCTGCAAAGAAGATACCAGTTACCGTTGCATATATCCAAGATAATGAAATAGCTGTTTATGAACTATTGAGTAAAGCAGGTCAGGTGATTACAAAGGGTGCTGCTTTTATGGAAGAGGGTACAAGGATAAATATTGTTCGATAA
- the rplM gene encoding 50S ribosomal protein L13 has protein sequence MDTLSYKTVSANKATVNKEWVVIDANNEVLGRLSSKVANILRGKYKANYTPHVDCGDNVIIINAEKIRLTGKKLTDKVYIRHTGFPGGQRFSTPKEMLKKRPIAVIEHAVKGMLPKNKLASALYRNLYVYAGIEHPHEAQKPKVITLSSLK, from the coding sequence GTGGACACTTTGAGTTACAAAACGGTATCGGCAAATAAAGCCACTGTTAACAAGGAGTGGGTAGTAATTGATGCCAACAACGAGGTTTTAGGTAGACTTTCAAGTAAAGTAGCCAATATTCTTCGTGGAAAGTACAAAGCCAATTACACCCCACATGTTGACTGCGGTGATAATGTGATTATCATCAATGCTGAGAAAATCCGACTGACAGGGAAGAAATTAACCGACAAGGTTTACATTCGTCATACAGGATTTCCTGGAGGACAGAGATTTTCAACCCCAAAAGAGATGCTTAAGAAACGGCCAATCGCCGTTATCGAACATGCAGTAAAAGGTATGCTCCCAAAAAACAAATTGGCTTCTGCTCTTTATAGAAACCTTTATGTTTATGCTGGTATTGAGCATCCACATGAGGCTCAAAAGCCTAAAGTAATAACCTTAAGTTCATTAAAATAG
- a CDS encoding elongation factor Ts → MAEVTAADVAKLRKACGAGMMDCKNALVESNGDFEKAIELIRERGKAIANKRADREAGEGVALSKVNAAGNHGAMIVLNCETDFVAKNNDFIALAQSMLDVALDKKPADLEALKALEIKGRKIGDLVMDQSGITGEKFELSYFDKIDAAKVVAYIHPGNKLATLVGLNVADVDTQVGRDVAMQVAAMSPVSIDKGDVTEEVRKKEFEIGREQARLEGKPENMLDKIAEGKLQKFYKESTLLNQDFVKDNKMTVGSYLKSVNKELTVTGFKRVSLNA, encoded by the coding sequence ATGGCCGAAGTAACAGCAGCTGATGTTGCAAAATTAAGAAAAGCTTGCGGAGCAGGCATGATGGATTGCAAGAATGCCCTTGTAGAGTCGAATGGTGATTTTGAAAAAGCTATTGAACTTATTCGCGAGCGTGGTAAAGCAATTGCTAACAAACGCGCAGATCGTGAAGCAGGCGAAGGCGTTGCTCTTTCTAAAGTTAACGCAGCAGGCAACCACGGTGCAATGATTGTTCTAAATTGCGAAACAGACTTTGTTGCTAAGAATAATGATTTTATTGCTCTTGCTCAAAGTATGCTAGATGTAGCTCTTGACAAAAAACCAGCTGATCTTGAGGCTTTAAAAGCATTAGAGATTAAAGGTCGTAAGATCGGTGATCTTGTAATGGATCAATCAGGTATTACAGGTGAAAAGTTTGAACTTTCATATTTCGATAAAATTGATGCTGCAAAAGTTGTTGCCTATATACACCCAGGTAACAAACTTGCAACTCTTGTTGGTTTAAACGTTGCTGATGTTGATACACAAGTTGGCAGAGATGTTGCAATGCAAGTTGCAGCAATGAGCCCAGTCTCGATTGATAAAGGTGATGTAACAGAAGAAGTTCGCAAGAAAGAATTCGAAATTGGTCGTGAACAAGCTCGTTTAGAAGGTAAACCAGAAAACATGCTCGATAAAATTGCCGAAGGTAAACTTCAGAAGTTTTATAAAGAGAGCACTCTACTTAACCAAGACTTTGTAAAAGATAACAAGATGACTGTTGGAAGTTATCTAAAATCAGTTAACAAAGAGCTTACAGTAACTGGTTTCAAGAGGGTTTCTTTGAACGCATAA
- the rpsI gene encoding 30S ribosomal protein S9: MQVLNSIGRRKSAVARVYMNEGKGNITINGRDLKEYFPSELMQYVVKQPLQVLNLTSNFDFNVNLDGGGVKGQAEALRLGIARALILHNPEYKPALKAEGFMTRDPREVERKKPGQPKARKRFQFSKR; the protein is encoded by the coding sequence ATGCAGGTACTTAATTCAATAGGTAGACGTAAATCTGCTGTTGCTCGTGTTTATATGAATGAAGGAAAAGGCAACATCACTATTAACGGAAGAGATTTAAAAGAATATTTTCCTTCAGAGTTGATGCAGTACGTAGTAAAACAACCCCTTCAGGTATTAAACTTAACTAGTAATTTCGACTTCAATGTAAATCTTGATGGAGGAGGAGTTAAAGGTCAAGCTGAAGCACTACGTTTAGGAATTGCTCGTGCATTAATTTTGCACAATCCTGAATATAAACCAGCTCTTAAAGCTGAAGGATTTATGACCCGTGATCCACGCGAAGTTGAGCGTAAGAAACCAGGTCAGCCAAAAGCAAGAAAGAGATTCCAGTTCAGCAAACGTTAA
- the rpsB gene encoding 30S ribosomal protein S2 produces the protein MSRTNFNELLDAGVHFGHLKRKWNPKMAPYIFMERNGIHIIDLQKTSVKIDEAAAALKQIAKSGRKVLFVATKKQAKEIVAERVKQVNMPYVTERWPGGMLTNFPTIRKAVKKMSTIDKMATDGTFENMSKREKLQITRQRAKLEKNLGSIADLNRLPAALFIVDVQKEYIAVREAKRLNIPVFAMVDTCCDPSLIDFVIPANDDASKSISLIVDIMSKAIQEGLEERKAEKEKEPAQNERKDEPAHHTRARKGKKPITGEEEKPEVEEPKANDEEKAEE, from the coding sequence ATGTCTAGGACAAACTTTAATGAGTTACTCGACGCTGGTGTGCATTTTGGCCACCTAAAGCGCAAATGGAACCCCAAAATGGCTCCATACATTTTTATGGAACGCAATGGTATCCATATCATCGACTTACAAAAAACTTCTGTAAAGATTGATGAGGCAGCCGCAGCTCTAAAGCAAATTGCAAAATCAGGACGTAAAGTTCTCTTCGTAGCAACCAAGAAACAAGCGAAAGAAATTGTTGCAGAAAGAGTAAAACAGGTAAACATGCCATACGTTACTGAACGTTGGCCAGGGGGTATGTTAACCAACTTCCCAACCATTCGCAAGGCTGTTAAAAAGATGTCGACAATTGACAAAATGGCTACCGATGGGACTTTTGAAAACATGTCAAAACGCGAAAAACTTCAAATTACCCGTCAACGTGCAAAACTTGAGAAGAACTTAGGTTCCATAGCTGATCTAAACAGACTTCCTGCAGCACTTTTCATAGTTGATGTTCAGAAAGAATACATCGCTGTTCGCGAAGCAAAAAGACTAAACATTCCTGTTTTTGCTATGGTTGATACTTGTTGCGATCCTTCTCTAATTGACTTTGTAATCCCAGCTAATGATGATGCTTCAAAATCAATTTCGTTGATTGTTGATATCATGTCAAAAGCTATTCAGGAAGGTCTTGAGGAGCGTAAAGCAGAGAAAGAAAAAGAACCTGCTCAGAATGAAAGGAAAGATGAGCCAGCCCATCATACTCGTGCCCGCAAAGGTAAAAAACCAATAACAGGTGAAGAGGAAAAACCTGAAGTTGAAGAACCAAAGGCTAATGATGAAGAAAAGGCTGAAGAATAA
- a CDS encoding TolC family protein, with the protein MNRLVFFVCVLLITIQVAKAQSSLILKSYISQGLGNNLALQQKSLNLEKSLQALKEANGLFYPSVSLNAQYMLASGGRSVNLPIGDLLNPVYSSLNQLLQNIGQQGNFPQIDNQKIQFLPNDYHDTKIQIIVPLVNAEIYYNRKFKKEQINYSQAEVKVYKRELVKEIKIAYMRYLQLVKVVEAYSSASELVAEALRVNEKLVKNQMVGNDKLYRIRAELSQVEAQLTKAENDRKSAISYFNFIINQPLQSEIKTDSLLLNNQEVISVKPLIAEVEIREELTQIRSAVNASQIYLNMKKAYWIPTISNITDLGYQGNQYKFNGEQRYAMNVIDFRWKIFDGLQNRRRISQARIDKDILDKKYAETGQQLDLQLQLSQNNLETSVRTEKANLSSLTSSKEYYKVISLHYAEGQKSLLDLLDARNQLTSSQINYAVSHFETLIRLAELERANAGYEL; encoded by the coding sequence ATGAATCGTTTAGTGTTTTTTGTTTGTGTTCTTCTAATTACAATTCAGGTTGCTAAGGCGCAATCGAGCCTTATTCTGAAATCGTATATAAGTCAGGGCTTAGGGAATAATCTTGCACTTCAGCAGAAGAGCCTCAATCTTGAAAAAAGCCTGCAAGCGTTGAAGGAGGCCAATGGGCTATTTTATCCTTCGGTTTCGTTGAATGCTCAGTATATGCTTGCAAGCGGTGGTCGCTCTGTTAATCTGCCCATTGGTGATTTGCTTAACCCAGTATATTCTTCTCTAAACCAACTGTTACAAAACATTGGACAACAGGGCAACTTTCCTCAAATAGACAATCAGAAAATACAATTTCTTCCCAATGATTATCACGATACGAAAATTCAAATTATTGTACCATTGGTGAATGCCGAGATTTACTATAACCGAAAATTCAAAAAGGAGCAAATAAACTACTCTCAAGCCGAAGTAAAAGTATATAAACGTGAACTGGTGAAGGAAATCAAGATAGCCTATATGCGATACTTGCAGTTGGTAAAGGTTGTTGAGGCGTATTCTAGTGCTTCCGAATTGGTTGCAGAGGCCCTGCGAGTAAATGAAAAGTTGGTGAAGAATCAAATGGTTGGTAATGATAAACTTTATCGCATAAGAGCGGAGTTAAGTCAGGTTGAAGCACAGCTAACAAAGGCTGAGAATGATAGAAAATCGGCAATATCCTATTTTAATTTTATTATCAATCAACCTTTACAAAGCGAGATAAAAACGGATAGTTTACTGCTGAATAATCAAGAAGTAATATCTGTTAAACCTCTTATTGCTGAAGTCGAAATACGTGAAGAGTTAACCCAGATTAGGAGTGCTGTTAATGCATCTCAGATATATTTGAATATGAAAAAAGCATACTGGATTCCAACCATTAGTAATATTACTGATTTGGGATATCAGGGAAATCAGTATAAGTTCAATGGCGAACAACGCTATGCTATGAATGTAATAGATTTCCGCTGGAAAATTTTTGATGGACTTCAGAATCGTCGAAGGATTAGTCAGGCACGAATTGATAAGGATATACTGGATAAAAAATATGCTGAGACAGGACAGCAGCTTGATTTACAACTACAATTATCGCAAAATAATCTAGAGACATCTGTTCGGACAGAGAAGGCAAATCTTAGCTCGTTAACCAGTTCCAAAGAGTATTATAAAGTAATAAGTCTACACTATGCTGAAGGGCAAAAATCGCTGCTCGATTTGCTTGATGCCCGTAACCAGCTGACCAGTTCACAAATTAATTATGCAGTATCTCACTTTGAAACGCTGATCAGGTTGGCAGAGTTGGAACGAGCCAACGCTGGATATGAATTATAG
- a CDS encoding histidine kinase has product MLFCEKHFEYEFLKVERWIKFIGIPTFTILAALFLTPYPFNLISIQFLAHFILSFVGVIASWISIRALSNFFRKHCRRIVFGLRLAIQILISCVISISITLCLYYAGDFYFTLKPEYCDLDLLDLKNLILTVILLTFLINTIYEGYYLFLRLSETALETERYKKESIEAQYQNLTSRLNPHFLFNSLNTLTTIVEEDTPKAVAYIQELSVVYRYVLNSQKNTWIDLPSELKFTHSYITLLKMRFEEDLVVELDICENHISYYILPLTVQLLIENAVKHNEISSNLPLVVKILCNEEQLVVSNNKQKRTIMPSTTKVGLHNISERYRFLVNKDVIIEDTDDSFVVRIPLVKRVETERVYDDYEA; this is encoded by the coding sequence ATGCTTTTCTGCGAAAAACATTTTGAGTATGAGTTTTTAAAAGTTGAACGATGGATTAAATTTATTGGGATACCTACTTTCACTATTTTGGCGGCACTTTTTCTTACCCCATATCCATTTAATCTTATAAGCATTCAATTTTTGGCTCATTTTATTCTTTCCTTTGTTGGGGTTATTGCAAGTTGGATAAGTATTAGGGCTTTAAGTAATTTTTTCAGAAAGCATTGTAGACGAATTGTATTCGGATTAAGATTAGCCATACAGATATTAATATCATGTGTAATATCAATTTCAATTACATTATGTTTGTACTATGCTGGTGACTTTTATTTCACATTAAAGCCAGAATATTGTGATCTGGACTTATTAGATTTGAAAAATCTTATACTAACAGTAATCCTACTGACTTTTCTAATTAATACTATTTACGAGGGTTATTATTTATTTCTTCGCTTATCAGAAACGGCACTTGAAACAGAACGCTATAAAAAGGAGAGCATTGAAGCACAATACCAAAATCTTACAAGCAGGCTTAATCCACACTTTCTATTTAATAGTTTGAATACACTTACAACGATTGTTGAGGAAGATACCCCCAAGGCGGTTGCTTATATTCAGGAATTATCAGTGGTTTACAGGTATGTACTCAATAGCCAAAAAAATACATGGATTGATTTGCCCTCCGAGTTGAAGTTTACTCACTCATACATCACCTTACTTAAGATGCGCTTTGAAGAGGATTTAGTTGTTGAACTGGATATTTGTGAGAATCATATCAGCTACTATATTTTGCCCCTGACCGTGCAATTGCTCATTGAAAACGCAGTAAAACACAATGAAATAAGTAGCAATCTTCCGCTGGTTGTGAAAATACTTTGCAACGAAGAGCAATTAGTAGTTTCAAACAATAAACAGAAACGTACCATCATGCCTTCAACAACAAAAGTAGGTCTGCACAATATAAGCGAACGCTACAGGTTTTTGGTTAATAAAGATGTAATTATTGAAGATACAGATGACTCTTTTGTTGTACGAATACCTTTGGTAAAAAGGGTAGAAACGGAAAGAGTGTATGATGATTATGAAGCCTAA
- a CDS encoding efflux RND transporter permease subunit codes for MLTKFSIKNYQLTITVFIMVAVLGVNSFINMPRSEDPPLTAAYFYLIAVYPGASPKDMEQLVVEPVEESLNELEDIKKLNSTMNDGLAVINIEFNSDVDGDRKYDEVNRQVNNIRSKLPADLYSLEVGRWSTTNVNILQYALVSDNAPYSELEEQAKKLKKEIEKTTSIKKVEISAYPKQDIRIEVDLQKLAQKRIAVNNVMQAIQSNNVNIPGGDLDMGRSKFNIKTMGNYKSLADIQNTIIHAGNGKVVYLKDIAQVSFDYNDQTHIGRYKGKKAIFITVNQKAGTNIFQVVEAVNKNVDAFAPSIPTSMKLEKAFDQSVNVDSRLSGLYRDFGIAIFLILLTLLPLGTRASVIVMVAIPSSLLIGVVLLYLTGYSLNQLSIVGLVISLGLLVDDSIVVVENIVRFMRNGYSRFDATLKATTQISWAVLGCTATMIVAFVPLMVLPGGPGTFIRSLPIAVVYTLAASLLVSFTLTPFIASRFLKEKEYEKENFFLRMLNKVNNGPYQKLLMLGLKYPIRTLLISAIAVVGSFMLLPIVGFSLFPKAEKPQFFINIETTAGTNLIQTDSIARYVEMVISKKDEVQNYCTNVGKGNPMVYYNLMQANEKPNYAQLFVQLKKYDQHKTPVFLKKLSDELSCIPGARIEIKEFQNGTAEEAPIEIAFFGSNLDTLKNLAFRGEALLKNTEGTTFVRNPLKSSVSDLKIWINKDKAGMLGVPVVEIEKAVRMAIAGLVIGKFTDDDGKDYNLLFTLSGNKKKAVEDLDKIYVGSLTGAQIPLKHLASIEFQNSLNVIEHYQRERSITVRANVIPGYLTDKVTKNVLAKLNQEKLPDGYRYQPFGEIASREETFGNMNTAIIVTFFVILLILILEFKTVKGSLIVASSIPLGIIGSIVLLYITGYSFSFTAFVGMISLIGIEVKNSIILVDYTNHLRESGTSLDEAIQTAGKIRFIPIILTTLTAIGGLLPLALQGSEMFSPLALTIIGGLISSTLFTRVVTPVLCKLLLK; via the coding sequence ATGCTAACAAAATTTTCAATTAAAAATTATCAGCTAACTATCACTGTATTCATAATGGTGGCAGTGCTAGGTGTTAATTCGTTTATTAACATGCCGCGTAGCGAGGATCCACCTCTTACTGCTGCTTATTTCTATTTGATAGCTGTTTATCCTGGGGCTAGCCCTAAGGACATGGAACAACTTGTGGTTGAACCTGTGGAAGAATCGCTTAATGAGTTGGAGGATATTAAAAAGTTGAACAGCACCATGAATGATGGGCTTGCTGTTATCAATATTGAGTTCAATTCTGATGTTGATGGCGATAGAAAATACGATGAGGTAAACAGGCAGGTAAACAATATTCGCAGTAAACTTCCTGCGGATTTGTATAGTTTGGAGGTTGGTCGATGGTCCACCACCAATGTCAATATCCTACAATATGCGCTGGTTTCCGATAATGCACCATACAGTGAGCTGGAGGAGCAGGCGAAAAAGTTGAAGAAGGAGATTGAGAAAACCACCTCTATTAAAAAGGTTGAGATATCGGCTTACCCAAAACAGGATATTCGCATTGAGGTTGACCTGCAGAAATTAGCCCAAAAACGCATTGCAGTAAACAATGTTATGCAAGCCATTCAGAGTAATAATGTGAATATTCCGGGTGGAGATCTTGATATGGGTCGTAGTAAGTTTAACATCAAAACAATGGGAAACTATAAATCGTTGGCTGATATTCAGAATACCATTATTCATGCTGGAAATGGCAAGGTTGTTTACCTTAAGGATATCGCTCAGGTATCATTCGATTATAACGACCAAACGCATATCGGGCGATATAAAGGAAAGAAAGCAATATTTATTACTGTAAACCAGAAAGCTGGAACCAATATATTTCAAGTTGTAGAAGCGGTGAATAAGAATGTAGATGCCTTTGCTCCCAGCATACCAACTTCCATGAAACTCGAAAAGGCATTCGATCAATCGGTTAATGTCGATTCTCGATTATCTGGCTTATACCGTGACTTTGGTATAGCCATCTTTCTAATATTACTTACTCTACTTCCATTGGGTACACGAGCCTCAGTTATAGTAATGGTAGCCATTCCTTCATCATTGCTTATAGGTGTTGTACTGCTTTACCTAACTGGCTATTCGTTGAATCAACTTTCTATTGTAGGGTTAGTTATTTCATTAGGCTTACTGGTGGATGATTCCATTGTTGTAGTTGAGAATATTGTCCGGTTTATGCGGAATGGCTATAGTCGATTCGATGCAACTCTTAAAGCAACCACCCAGATAAGTTGGGCGGTGCTTGGTTGTACTGCTACTATGATTGTTGCCTTTGTTCCACTAATGGTACTACCTGGAGGTCCGGGAACTTTTATTCGAAGTTTACCAATTGCAGTTGTTTATACGCTAGCCGCTTCGTTGCTGGTATCGTTTACTCTAACACCATTTATTGCATCGCGTTTTCTGAAAGAAAAAGAGTACGAGAAAGAGAATTTCTTTCTACGAATGCTGAATAAGGTTAACAATGGCCCTTATCAGAAATTGCTAATGCTTGGACTAAAATACCCTATTAGAACCCTACTGATTTCAGCTATTGCAGTTGTGGGTAGTTTTATGCTATTACCCATTGTAGGCTTTAGCCTATTTCCAAAAGCAGAAAAGCCTCAATTTTTTATCAATATTGAAACTACGGCAGGAACAAATCTGATTCAAACGGATAGCATTGCACGGTATGTCGAAATGGTAATCAGCAAGAAAGATGAGGTGCAAAATTACTGTACTAATGTTGGTAAGGGCAATCCGATGGTGTATTATAATCTGATGCAAGCTAACGAAAAGCCTAACTACGCCCAACTCTTTGTACAGCTGAAGAAATATGATCAGCATAAAACTCCAGTTTTCTTAAAAAAGTTGAGCGATGAGTTGAGTTGTATTCCCGGCGCTCGTATCGAAATCAAGGAATTTCAGAACGGGACAGCCGAGGAAGCGCCTATTGAAATTGCCTTCTTCGGATCCAATTTGGATACTTTAAAAAATCTGGCTTTTAGGGGCGAGGCGTTACTGAAAAACACCGAAGGAACAACCTTTGTGAGGAATCCGTTAAAATCTTCTGTATCTGATCTTAAAATTTGGATTAATAAAGATAAAGCGGGAATGCTTGGCGTGCCTGTTGTGGAGATCGAAAAGGCAGTGCGTATGGCAATAGCCGGTTTGGTAATTGGAAAGTTCACCGATGATGATGGTAAGGATTATAATCTCCTGTTTACCCTTAGCGGGAATAAGAAAAAAGCAGTTGAGGATCTTGATAAAATATATGTTGGTTCGTTAACCGGAGCACAAATACCTTTGAAACACCTAGCCAGTATTGAATTTCAAAATTCACTCAATGTTATTGAGCATTATCAGAGAGAACGTAGTATAACGGTTCGTGCAAATGTAATCCCTGGGTATCTAACCGATAAAGTAACAAAAAACGTTTTGGCTAAGCTTAATCAGGAGAAACTACCAGATGGATATAGATATCAGCCATTCGGAGAAATCGCAAGTCGTGAGGAAACCTTTGGTAATATGAATACGGCCATTATCGTTACATTCTTTGTAATCCTGCTAATTCTTATTCTGGAGTTCAAAACAGTGAAGGGCTCATTGATAGTTGCCTCTTCAATTCCTCTTGGAATTATTGGAAGTATCGTGTTGCTTTATATTACAGGATATTCATTCTCATTTACTGCTTTTGTAGGCATGATAAGTCTTATTGGTATTGAGGTTAAAAATTCTATTATACTTGTAGATTATACAAACCATTTGCGTGAAAGTGGAACCAGTTTGGATGAAGCAATTCAAACGGCCGGGAAAATAAGATTTATACCCATTATCCTTACAACGTTAACTGCAATAGGAGGTTTGCTTCCATTGGCATTGCAAGGTTCTGAAATGTTTTCACCGTTAGCGTTGACCATAATTGGAGGGCTAATTAGTTCCACGTTATTTACAAGAGTTGTAACACCTGTATTGTGTAAGTTGCTTTTAAAATAG